GCTTCGATGCGATGGCTTCGAAAAGCTTTTGGTAACCGCTCGACGGCTGGGACTTggctgcgttttcagtttcgTTTTGACACAAAAACTCTTTGGGGGTATAAAAGCGCGCCACTGACCACAGACAGCATCCAGTCAGAGGTTTGGAATCGCTTGGGATTCTACAATCCTTACACAGTATATTTCGATAGTATTTCTGCGCTACTTGTAAGTGCATGAACCGAAGAAGTGTTTACTTAAACAAATTTGTGCTAAATAATATTTCAATTTCAAACGTGCTGAAAAAATTGAAAAGTTTTCAAGATTTAtaaatatactcgtatgtgcCGTTAGATTGTGTTAGATCTGAAAAGTTTTCAATTAAGCGCAGTGCATGTTCAAGAAATAAGGAGTAATAGTTATTTCCGAcgataaatatttaaaaatatatgCTGATTTGTATGCTAACAATTCCattgttttatttgtttatttacaGCCTTGGCAAGTCCCAACACTCTCCACTATGAAAGTTTTCGTAAGTACAATAGAAATAGCTGAATCAATCTAAAATCTTATCAATCAGAAGGGAAGAAATTTGAATGCAAATCTTAATTGCGGTGAATTAATCGGATCGAGAGCATGTCAATTGGCGTGGGAATTCTGGAAAAGACATAGAATTGTAGAGGACTCCCACATATATTACATATAATTCCGATTTAAACTAATTTTtgcataataataataataattacgGCTTGAGCACATACTGGGAATTGTTAGTGGTTGGATGTGAATTATGCTGTTTATATATGGCTTGGGCACCCCACTTCTTACTATGCATAAGATTGCAAATAGATTTCTTAACATGGGCTACAGCCACTTCCTAGAGCACAAAAAACGGTTATATGGCATAAGACAAAGCCGGAATGGCGGTGAATGACAAACTTCAACTTGAACCATATGGGTACTCGTACTAAGCGGCTCATAAATGAACGATCATAATTTGAGTGCCGGCCACGTCTAGCAAACGGCAAAAACAGCAGGCCGGGCCAACTGATCAATTAATAGACGACTACAGGTGCACTCGAAGAGCTGCTCCAGACGCTGACAGCGCCGACTGCGCCGACTGCGCGACTGCGCATGCGTGACATGACGCAAGCCGCAAGTCGGACGCGACATATTGTCAGGTTCGCAATCGTTAAAGAGAGGGGAAGTTGGCGCAGTGGGGGCTGGGCGTAGCTCTGCAGTGCATTGCCTATGCGCTGCACGTTCGAATTTCACCTGACCATTTGAATCGCAAAGGAGGGCGATGAGACGACCATCAAGTGGGCGTCATATCACAGTCACTTTCTAATGCGATTGGGTAATCGATCGATCACTCCAAAAGGGGCATAAAATAGTCGGTTTTGTTGGCTAATACGAGTACCCATTTCGAAGATGCAAAAGAACCCTTTGAAGCGGATAATACTCGTACTTCTGGGCAAAATCAGATTATAAGTAAACGAAATTTGTAAGAGGATAGGATAGGGCTAGGACACTGCTAGGATATCGCTATGAATCGTCCCTTACTTATTCCCACATCCATCCATCCCGTTTGTAGATCTGCCTAGCCGCCCTGCTGGTGGCATCCGCCTGCGCCAGCAAAACCGAAGGCGAGAAGGTGCCTCTGGAGAAGAAACTGGACAAGCGCGGCCTGCTCGACCTGGGATACGGCTACGGCCACGCCGGTCTGGATGTCGGCTATCTGGGACACGGTTCCATTGCCGGACATGGCTATGGCCATGGCTATGGACTGACTGGACACTCTGCTCCCGCCGCCATTGCCGTGGGACACAGCGGCCCCGCCTACTCCATTGGACACAGCGGCCCCGCTGTTGCCGTCCACCACGCCCCCGCTCCTTATGTGATCAGCAAGCAGGCCGATGTGCACAAGACCATCACTATCACCAAGGGCATCCCAGTACCAGTGCACGTGGACCGCCCCTATCCTGTTGTGCACGAGAAGCGCGTGCCTGTCGAAGTCAAGGTTCCGGTGCCTCAGCCCTACGAAGTGATCCGAAAGGTGCCAGTCACCG
The sequence above is a segment of the Drosophila miranda strain MSH22 chromosome 4, D.miranda_PacBio2.1, whole genome shotgun sequence genome. Coding sequences within it:
- the LOC108163747 gene encoding zinc finger protein 512B, translating into MKVFICLAALLVASACASKTEGEKVPLEKKLDKRGLLDLGYGYGHAGLDVGYLGHGSIAGHGYGHGYGLTGHSAPAAIAVGHSGPAYSIGHSGPAVAVHHAPAPYVISKQADVHKTITITKGIPVPVHVDRPYPVVHEKRVPVEVKVPVPQPYEVIRKVPVTVKEYVKVPVPVPQPYEVIRHEKYPVHVPVDRPVPVEVPRPYPVPVAKPYPVYVEKAVKVAVPVQVDRPYPVYVKVPVVSHSVVKHAPTVAVSSYPVHGYPVSSYPASSYGHDSSVYADHSGYHK